The following proteins are co-located in the Scomber scombrus chromosome 2, fScoSco1.1, whole genome shotgun sequence genome:
- the mafgb gene encoding v-maf avian musculoaponeurotic fibrosarcoma oncogene homolog Gb, with the protein MTTTNKGNKALKVKREPGENGTSLTDDELVTMSVRELNQHLRGLTKEEILQLKQRRRTLKNRGYAASCRVKRVTQKEELEKQKAQLQQEVDKLANENASMRVELDALRSKYEALQTFARTVARSPTVGVGVRAGGGGGGGGMASSVIGPLIPGKVATATSVITIVKSKTDARS; encoded by the exons ATGACGACGACTAACAAAGGAAACAAAGCCTTGAAG gtGAAGCGAGAGCCGGGGGAGAATGGCACCAGCCTGACGGACGATGAGCTGGTGACCATGTCAGTGCGGGAGCTGAACCAGCACCTCCGAGGGCTCACCAAAGAGGAGATCCTACAACTGAAACAGCGGCGTCGCACCCTGAAGAACCGGGGCTACGCCGCCAGCTGCCGGGTGAAGCGAGTCACCCAgaaggaggagctggagaagcAGAAGgcccagctgcagcaggaggtgGACAAACTGGCCAACGAGAATGCTTCCATGCGCGTTGAGCTGGACGCTCTGAGGTCTAAGTACGAGGCGTTACAGACCTTTGCCAGGACTGTGGCCCGGAGCCCCACTGTCGGGGTCGGGGTCCGGGccggagggggaggaggaggtggagggatgGCGTCATCTGTCATTGGTCCACTCATACCAGGGAAGGTGGCAACAGCGACAAGCGTGATTACAATAGTGAAGTCAAAAACAGATGCACGGTCTTGA